Proteins from a genomic interval of Bacteroidia bacterium:
- a CDS encoding FtsL-like putative cell division protein: MNTYKEPVEETEKIKPPGKPNKIVRFISSIISGSFLTREQSLRYIPFFLFISFLAICYIANGYYAEAKMREFNNLTNELKELRPEFIITKSNLMFISKQSEVAAAALPLGLKESVVPPEKIVIKK; this comes from the coding sequence ATACAAAGAGCCAGTCGAAGAAACAGAAAAAATTAAACCTCCCGGTAAACCGAATAAAATCGTTCGCTTCATCAGCTCCATTATCAGCGGTAGTTTTTTAACCCGTGAACAAAGTCTCCGTTACATTCCGTTTTTTCTTTTTATTTCTTTTTTGGCGATTTGTTACATCGCAAATGGTTATTACGCAGAAGCGAAAATGAGAGAATTTAATAATCTCACAAACGAGTTAAAAGAATTAAGACCGGAGTTTATTATTACCAAATCCAATTTAATGTTTATCAGCAAACAATCTGAAGTGGCAGCAGCAGCATTGCCTTTAGGATTAAAGGAATCAGTAGTGCCACCAGAAAAAATAGTTATCAAAAAATAA